The following coding sequences lie in one Pseudoxanthomonas sp. SE1 genomic window:
- the rfbA gene encoding glucose-1-phosphate thymidylyltransferase RfbA: MTTRKGIILAGGSGTRLYPLTQAISKQLLPVYDKPMIYYPLSVLMLAGIRDVLVINTPHEQALFKALLGDGSQWGMNIEYAVQPSPDGLAQAYLIGRDFVDGKPSCLVLGDNIFYGHGFTDQLRRADSRESGATVFGYWVNDPERYGVAEFDKDGRVIGIEEKPSTPRSNYAVTGLYFYDGRASEYAASLKPSPRGELEITDLNRCYLEAGNLHLEQLGRGHAWLDTGTHQSLLEASTFIETIEARQGLRVCCPEEIAYGNGWIDAAQLEKLAAPLAKNGYGQYLLSLAARGVVR; this comes from the coding sequence ATGACGACGCGCAAAGGCATCATCCTGGCGGGTGGCTCCGGCACCCGCCTTTATCCGCTGACCCAGGCCATCAGCAAGCAGTTGTTGCCGGTCTACGACAAGCCCATGATCTATTACCCGCTCAGTGTGCTGATGTTGGCGGGCATCCGTGACGTTCTGGTGATCAATACGCCGCACGAACAGGCATTGTTCAAGGCTCTGCTCGGCGATGGATCCCAGTGGGGCATGAACATCGAGTACGCGGTCCAGCCGAGCCCGGATGGCTTGGCACAGGCTTACCTCATCGGTCGCGATTTCGTCGATGGGAAGCCGAGCTGCCTGGTTCTGGGGGACAACATCTTCTATGGACATGGGTTCACGGATCAGCTGCGTCGTGCGGATTCCCGCGAGAGTGGCGCTACCGTCTTCGGCTACTGGGTCAACGACCCTGAACGATACGGTGTCGCGGAGTTCGACAAGGACGGACGCGTGATCGGTATCGAAGAAAAGCCATCTACACCGCGATCCAACTACGCCGTCACCGGCCTTTATTTCTACGATGGGCGGGCAAGCGAGTACGCAGCTTCGCTGAAACCATCACCGCGTGGTGAATTGGAGATCACGGACCTCAATCGCTGCTATCTCGAAGCCGGCAACCTGCACCTGGAGCAGCTTGGCCGTGGGCACGCCTGGCTCGATACCGGCACACACCAATCGCTTCTTGAAGCGTCGACTTTCATCGAAACCATCGAAGCGCGCCAGGGGCTGCGCGTGTGCTGTCCTGAAGAGATTGCTTATGGCAATGGCTGGATAGATGCGGCTCAGCTGGAGAAGTTGGCGGCACCACTGGCCAAGAATGGATATGGACAATACCTGCTCTCGCTGGCAGCACGTGGAGTGGTCAGGTGA